The genome window CGGTCTTGACGGCGGCCGGCCGGCCGCTCACAACGAGCGGACTGGCGACCCCGAACATCGGCGCGCGCGCGATGTTGTCGGTGAGGATGTCGGTCACCAGAAAGGTCTCAGCTTCTGGAACGACCCGCTGGGTGCGCGGTTTGTAGTGCTCTTCGATGATATTGCCCCACGGGTCGCGCACTTCGATGATGACGGTCGGCTCGATTGTGCGCAGCCCCGGCGTCTGGCGGAAGGGCGGCACCGAGGAGCCGGCCATCACGCCGCCGTTGGCGAGAACGCTGTAGGCATAGGTGAGGTCGAGCAGCTTCACCTCGCCGCTGCCGAGAGCGAGCGACAGCCCATAGCGGTTCTGGGCGCGCAGGTCGGTGATCCCTAGCCGGTGAGCGAGGGCTACGACGTCGTTCACGCCCGCAAACTGCAGCGCCTTCACAGCGGGAGGGTTGAGCGACTGGGCAAGCGCTTCACGCGCGCGGACGGGACCGCGGTACTTGCCGTCGGCGTTTTGGGGAATGAAGTCGCCGTTTCGTCCGTCGGGATAGCGGCTGGGGATGTCGAGCAGCATCGTCGCGGGGGAATATCCCTTCAGGAAGGCGGCAAGATACGCGATCGGCTTGAAGGCGGAGCCGGGCTGACGCGGGCTGAGAGCGACATTCACCTGACCGCGGATCGAGTCGTCCCAAAAGTTGGCGGAGCCGACCATGGCGAGGATCTCGCCCGTGGACGGCTCGATCGCCACGAGCGCCGCGTTCGTCGCATTGATGGCTGCAAGCCGCTTGACGCCGTCGGCGACTGCTTGTTCGGCCTTGCGCTGCAGGTCGAGGTCGAGGGTGGTGATCACGCGGAAGCCCCCCTGCTCGATCAGCCGCCGGCCGTAGGTCGCTTCTAAGCGGTCGCGGACGTAGTTGACGAAGTGAGGGGCGATGATCGGCGAACTCGGCGGTTGAAACCGCAGCTCCGCGGCCTTCGCGGCCTCTGCCTCTGCAGCGCTGATCATCCCGCGCCGCACCATCAGGTCGAGCACATCGGCTTGGCGCGCCTTCGCGGCGGCGGGGTCGGTATAGGGGGAGTAGCGGGATGGCGCCTGCACTAAGCCGGCGAGCAAGGCCGACTCAGCGAGCGTCAGGTCGACAGCGCTTTTGCCGAAATAGGTGCGCGCGGCGGCTTCGACGCCGTAGCTCAGGTTGCCGTAGTAGACCTCGTTCAAATACCACTCGAGGATCTGGTCCTTGGAATAGCGGCGGGTGATCTCGAAGGCAAGCACGGCCTCGCGCAGCTTGCGGTCGAATGACTGGACCGCTCGCTCTTCAGGCGGGATGATGACGTTCTTGACAAGCTGCTGAGTGATGCCGCTTCCCCCCTCGACGATCTCGCCGGCGCGCAGGTTGTTCAGTGCGGCACGAATAATTCCGCGAAGCGAGACGCCGGGATTGGAGTAGAAATCAGCATCTTCAGTCGCAATTGTGGCGTCACGGAGCGACTGCGGGATGCGCGAGAGCGGAACGATCGTTCGCTTGCCGCCCGACGGGTCGAAGATCTCGAAGAGGAACGTGCCATTGCGGTCGTAAATCTTGGTACTCGAAGGCGGGATGCGGCGCGCCACCGTTTCTGGGGGGGCGAGCGTCCCGACGTAGTCGTTGTAGGCCCAGACTGCGGCGGCGAGGAGCGCCCCTAGGAGAACGAGGCTGCCTGTGAGACGGGCGAGACAGCTTCCGCCCCGCCCCGGAGGCACTGCTGCTGCCTTGGGCGCGCGCTTCGCCTGCGTCGGCGGAGAGGGAAGCGTTGCGGAAGAGCGCGCCATCAGAACTGTTTGCGGACGACGACGTAGTGCGACAGCCCAAACCATTTGAGCGGGGAACGCTCGAGGGCGTAGAGGACGCGCCGCAGCAGCGCGCCGAGACGGGGTCGGCGCGCGGCGATGTTGTCGAAGCCCGGGTAAATCGCCGTCTCGACAACGACCCGGCCCGGAAGGCCGCGGAACAGTCGGCGAATAGCGCCGGGAAGGTAGGCGCGCACATGCGGCGCGAGGCGGTTGCGCAGCGGCGAGGGAAGGTAGCCGAGAAGAGGGATGTTGCCGAAGACATAGCCGCGGCCTGGCAGGTAGGCCCCGTGCGTTTCAAAGGGAAAGAGCCGGTTTGGCGCAAAGATCACGATCGTGCCGCCCCATTTGGTGACGCGGTGCGCTTCGCGGATCGTCTCGCGATCGTCGAAGACGTGCTCGATCACTTCGTGGAGCAGCACCATGTCGAAGGTGTTGTCGGCAAACGGCAGAAACTCCGAGGCGGCTTGAACGATGAAAGGCAGCGTTCGTCCGGCTTCGACGGCGCGCGCGCGGTCGAACTCGACGCCGTACGCTTCGTCGGTGAAGCGCCGAAAGGCGTGGACATACTTCCCAATCCCGCAGCCGATGTCGAGCACGCGCCGGCCTTCGAGGGGGCTGAACTGGCGGATCAAGGCGAGCCGGCGCTCTTGGCCGAAGCGCCAGACAGAGCTTGGGTTTCCTAGCGCGATCGCGCGATCCTCGTCGTTCACTCGCCGTTCCCCTTGCCGCGCTTCATGATACTGTAGAGAAGCAGCTGACTGACCGCAAGAAGTTGCAGCCAATCAGACAGGATCGCGCATGCCTAGCGCCTAACCGGCTCGGGAAGGCGCAGCGGGTGGTCCTGAAGGTAGACGGCACCCGGGGTGCGGAGCGCGATCTCCGCCTTGGCGAGTTCCCCGCCGATGTGGAGCGCGTGGTCGATCTGGGAAAAGTACGGCTTGATCTGGAGCGCCAGCTCGGCCGCGCTTGTGCCGCGAAACTCCTGCAGGCGGACGCCCTGCGGCGAATAGTGGACGACGACGATCGCGCCGTCTTCAACTCGAATGACGAATGAGCCGCGGGGGTCGCGCTCCTCTTGGCGCGGCCGGCGCGGGGTGCGGCGCTGCCGCTGCTCGATCACGTCGCGGGCGAGGTCCCAGGCGTCGTCGGCGATGTAGGCCGCGTGGATCAGCGTAGAGAGAGAACCGAGCTTCAGCTGCCCGACGCTGTCGGCGATTAGGCGCTGGAGACGGCGCAGCGTGAAGGCGGTCTCAGGCCATGAGCGGTAGAGATCGACCGACCGCAGGTAGGCGGTGAGGAGAAGCGCTCCTGCCCGCCGGCGCGCTTGAATGAGCATGAGGTTGGGGGCGGTCGGCCGCGCTGGGTCGCGGTGGGGGTCCCAGAGGGCGGCAGTGGCGGCGTGGGTGCCGGGGTGGTCGCGCAGCGTGGCGATGAGGCTGGCGATCTGATCCCGGCCGCCGTAGTCGAAAAGCCGCTGTCCTTCGGTGTCGGCCAGCTCCGGCGGCGGGGTGGGCGAAAGGAGGAGCGGATAGGCGATCTCTTCGAGGTAGTTCGGCGTCACCGGCAGCCACGGCGGCAGGTGAGGTGCCTCGGGGCGCTCGTCGCTGACAACGAGCAGCAGGTCCGCAAGGTCTTTCTGGCGGCCGCCGAACGGCCCATCGTGAATGACGCCAAACTGCATCACAAGGCGCAGCGCCTCGACCCAGACGTCAGCGACGCGCCGGCCGCGCGCGACCATCCCCGGCCCTTCCGCGGGAAAGACATCTGCTTGGGGTTCGGTGATCGGAAAAACGCGGGGCGGCGCGAAGGGGGGGAGGTAGGGCAGCGCGCGCAGGGTCTCCCGCAGACGCTCTGGATCGAGAGGCCCGCGGCGGTCGATCAGCTGGACAGAGCGCCGGAAGTCCTCGATTGCGTCGCGCGGGAGGGCGCGGTCGATCAGGCCGACATCGCCGATGATCCGGTATTCCTCGTCAATGCCGTTCTGGGCGAACTTGAGGAACGCCTCTCCGCTGCCAGTGAGGTCGACCCCGCAGACGACGATGTAGCGCACGACCGGGTCGGCGAGCACGTTACGGATGATGTGGTTGATGCCGTCGCGCGAATACAGATTGCCGATTCGGCCGTATTCGCTCGGCTGGAGCACGCGCGCTACTTTCTCCTGCGGTGTCCAGAGCGTGCAGATGCCGATGGGGTTCGCGGGGTCGCCAACGGTGAGCGTTTGGTAGGTGTAGGTCGTGCCTTGCGCGTTGAGAACCATCGCCAAATTCTAGAGCGAAGCGCCGCGCTCTTGGCAGCCTCTCGCCTTCCTGCGCCGGCGGCGTGCGGCAAAGCGGAGGAGACGAAAGCGGGACGCTCGATCCTCGTGCCGGTGCGGCAGCAGGAGGTGCTCCCTCGAGCGCGAAGCTGTGCCCTGCCTCCTCTCGCTCGCCGGAGGAGGGCGCTTCAGCGAGTAAAGCGCCCCTTGATGAGGTGCACGCCTTCCTCTGCTGCTCGGCGCAGGGGGTGATTAGTCGGCGAAGGCGGCGGCGATGATCCGCGCCTGCTCAGCGGCATGCCGAAGCGTGGAGCCTTCGGCTGGGCTGGCTTTCTCGCGGCGGCCGATGTAGCGCAGCCGGACGCCCGCCGGCAGCAGGGTCCACAGCCGCGGGAAGACGAAGCTGTAGGCGCCCATGTTGCGCGGCTCTTCTTGGAGCCAGACGACCTCATGCACGTTGGGATACTCCGCGAGCAGCCGCGCCAAATGACCGGTGGGGAAGGGAGCGATCTCCTCGAGCCGGACGATCGCCACGTTCGGGTGCTTCGGTCGTGCCGGGTTGGTCAGCAGCTCGATCGCGACCTTTCCGCTTGCGAGGATGAGCCGCCGCACCTCGGCACGCCGCGCTGCTGCGTCGGGGTCATCGATCACGGGGAGGAAGCTGCCGGAGGTCAGGCGCTCGAGGGTCGCTGCTGCGGCTGGGTTGCGCAGCAGGCTCTTCGGCGAAAACAGGATCAGGGGGCGGGCCTCGCCGCGCCGGATGAAGGCGGCTTGCCGCCGCAGCACGTGGAAATACTGGTCTGCCGTGCTCGGAATGACAACGCGGATGTTGTCTTCGGCAAAGAGCTGGAGAAAGCGCTCAATCCGCGCGCTTGAGTGCTCCGGGCCCTGGCCTTCGTAGCCGTGAGGAAGCAGCAGCACGATCGCAGAGCGCTCTCTCCACTTCGCCCACGAGGAGACGATGAACTGGTCGATGATCGGCTGGGCGACGTTGGCGAAGTCGCCGTACTGCGCTTCCCAAAGGACAAGCGCCTCGGGGGCGCCGACGCTGTAGCCGTATTCGAAGCCGAGCGCACCGGTCTCCGAAAGCGGGCTGTTGTAGACGGCGAAGCTCGCCCGGGCTTGGGGAAGCAGGTGCAGGGGCGAAAATTTCGCTCCTGTCAGCCGGTCGTGCAGCACGAGGTGGCGGTGGGAAAAGGTGCCGCGCTCACTGTCCTCGCCGGCAAGCCGG of Dehalococcoidia bacterium contains these proteins:
- a CDS encoding class I SAM-dependent methyltransferase; translated protein: MNDEDRAIALGNPSSVWRFGQERRLALIRQFSPLEGRRVLDIGCGIGKYVHAFRRFTDEAYGVEFDRARAVEAGRTLPFIVQAASEFLPFADNTFDMVLLHEVIEHVFDDRETIREAHRVTKWGGTIVIFAPNRLFPFETHGAYLPGRGYVFGNIPLLGYLPSPLRNRLAPHVRAYLPGAIRRLFRGLPGRVVVETAIYPGFDNIAARRPRLGALLRRVLYALERSPLKWFGLSHYVVVRKQF
- a CDS encoding thymidylate synthase translates to MVLNAQGTTYTYQTLTVGDPANPIGICTLWTPQEKVARVLQPSEYGRIGNLYSRDGINHIIRNVLADPVVRYIVVCGVDLTGSGEAFLKFAQNGIDEEYRIIGDVGLIDRALPRDAIEDFRRSVQLIDRRGPLDPERLRETLRALPYLPPFAPPRVFPITEPQADVFPAEGPGMVARGRRVADVWVEALRLVMQFGVIHDGPFGGRQKDLADLLLVVSDERPEAPHLPPWLPVTPNYLEEIAYPLLLSPTPPPELADTEGQRLFDYGGRDQIASLIATLRDHPGTHAATAALWDPHRDPARPTAPNLMLIQARRRAGALLLTAYLRSVDLYRSWPETAFTLRRLQRLIADSVGQLKLGSLSTLIHAAYIADDAWDLARDVIEQRQRRTPRRPRQEERDPRGSFVIRVEDGAIVVVHYSPQGVRLQEFRGTSAAELALQIKPYFSQIDHALHIGGELAKAEIALRTPGAVYLQDHPLRLPEPVRR
- a CDS encoding PBP1A family penicillin-binding protein, with the translated sequence MARSSATLPSPPTQAKRAPKAAAVPPGRGGSCLARLTGSLVLLGALLAAAVWAYNDYVGTLAPPETVARRIPPSSTKIYDRNGTFLFEIFDPSGGKRTIVPLSRIPQSLRDATIATEDADFYSNPGVSLRGIIRAALNNLRAGEIVEGGSGITQQLVKNVIIPPEERAVQSFDRKLREAVLAFEITRRYSKDQILEWYLNEVYYGNLSYGVEAAARTYFGKSAVDLTLAESALLAGLVQAPSRYSPYTDPAAAKARQADVLDLMVRRGMISAAEAEAAKAAELRFQPPSSPIIAPHFVNYVRDRLEATYGRRLIEQGGFRVITTLDLDLQRKAEQAVADGVKRLAAINATNAALVAIEPSTGEILAMVGSANFWDDSIRGQVNVALSPRQPGSAFKPIAYLAAFLKGYSPATMLLDIPSRYPDGRNGDFIPQNADGKYRGPVRAREALAQSLNPPAVKALQFAGVNDVVALAHRLGITDLRAQNRYGLSLALGSGEVKLLDLTYAYSVLANGGVMAGSSVPPFRQTPGLRTIEPTVIIEVRDPWGNIIEEHYKPRTQRVVPEAETFLVTDILTDNIARAPMFGVASPLVVSGRPAAVKTGTTNDYRDFWTIGYTPQLAVGVWVGNTNNQPMKPAFSSTTAAPIWNAFMTAALAGREVKRFTLPSDIEYATVCAISGQRPTAFCPLAREVVVKGQAPTMICPVHRPIQEGGQTRVAVVLPPEATGWLQSVGSAISSLSWTAVSVHLAPITRPITDRVEIIGTVTGDDLIRWELHVGAGKEPKEWTLLARGNGPVINRPLTVWKPGDLRGPATLRLTALDRHGAVRRAQAVVELGGPL